The Deltaproteobacteria bacterium genome contains the following window.
AGACCAAGAGGTCGCCGGACAGCGACGGCGAATGGGCGGAGGTCAGTGGCGGGCCGTTAGAAATCCGTTGCTCTTTATTGCGAGCGAGATCGAACACGAAGACATCGGTATCGAACTTTCTTCCCGAGGTGTCATAGCGCGCGTCCGCCCAGGCGATCCAATTGCCCGCGACATCTAGCGTGCGCGGTTCTTGCGTAGTGGTATGCACGAGGCGGGCGACGCCGGTAGCGAGATCGTAGGTGCGGATCTCGAAGGGCTTCGTTGGCGACGGGCGCTCCACCCACACCACCAGGTTGCCGGAAATCGCCACCGCATACTTGGGGATGGTCGGCGTTTCGGTCAAGCGCAGTTCGGTCTTGGTCTTGAAACGATAGGCGTACACGTCCCAGCCTAACGTCGTCAGTTTATAGCCGAGATAGACTAGATGATCGCCGGAGACATCCGGAAGGATTTGTTCGTAGGGCTGACCATAATGCGAACCGATCCGGCGGATTTTGTCTTTGATCATCTGGCCGGTGGCCAAGTCAAAGGAGCCGACAAAAAACCCTTCGGCTTTGTTGCCCATGTGGCTCAACGCAAGCCGCTCATCAGACAGATTGAAAAACTGGCTGACTTCCGTGATCCACAATTTTTTGGTGTCGAGGCGCTGAAACGTGAGACCTTGCGCATGAGCGGCGACGGAGGCGCTGCACAAGAAGCCGAGGAGCAGCAGGACGCTCACGTTGAGGCAGAGCGTAGGGCGGAGCCGACTGGAATTACTCAACAACACAACAAACCTCCTCCATCTCAGGCGGGCGCGTAACTGCAAGTATAGCACCCGCATCCTAGAGACCGTTGATGGGTAATCAAGAGGGGAGGGCCTTTTCATACACCCGATAGGTCTTATAGGGGCGTGCGCCGGCACGCTCCAAGCCGCGGCGCATGAGGCGATTGTCTTCCAGAATCCACGAACACTCGACGCGGGGAAACCCGAGCGCGGGGGCGGTTTGCCACAGATGCAGATAGAGCATGGCGTCGAGACCCAGACGGCGAAAGGCCGGCTTCAACCCCAGCGCGAGCACGCGCGCGGTGTCGATGCGTCGCCGATACCAGAGCAATTTCAGGAAGCCGAACGGCAATAACCGCCCGTCGATATGGCGCAACGCCTGATTGTAATCCGGTAAGGCCAGGGCAAAGCCGACGGGTTCGTTGTTGCTTTCGGCCAGCAGACACAAACGTGGGTCGCCGACCCGACGGAGTTGCTGGGCCAAGTCCGCAGTTTCTTCCGGCGTCATCGGCACGAATCCCCAATTCCGTTCCCAGGCGCTGTTATAGACTTCAAGTAACGCCGCGACATCGCGCTCAAAGTGTTTGACGCTGATGGGGCGGATGGTGATGTCGTACCGCTGTTGCAAGCTCGCCACTCCGCGCACGAGCCGCTCTGGAGGCGTGGTGTCGTCGATGAGATACGCGATCAAGTCTTTGGCTTTGGCATGACCGGCGGATTCGATGAGTGCGGCGTAGTACGGCGGGTTGTACGGCATCATGATGGTGGGAGGGGAGGAAAACCCATCCACCAGTAGCCCGCACTCTTCGTTGGTGGAAAAATTCATGGGACCCTGGATGCGGTGCATGCCGCGCTCCGCCACCCATCGTTCCGCCGCCGTCAACAGCTCGGCGGCGACCTGCCGGTCATCAATGCTTTCGAAGAAACCGAAGAACCCGGTGTGGTCCTCGTGGAAACTCACATACTGACGATTGACCACGGCGGCGATACGGCCCACGACTTCACCGCCACGTCGGGAGAGGAAGTAGCCGACCTCGGCGTGGCGATGAAACGGATGCTTGCGCGGATCGAGCAGCTTTTTCAGGTCGAGCAGGAGTGGGGGTACCCAGAGCGGATCGCCACGATAGATGTGCCACGACAGGCGAATGAACTCCCGCAAGTCGCGTTGGGTGTGGACGGGGGTAACGGACAAGCGGTCAACCATACATGAACGAGAGAGCTGGCGAGGCGGCGTTTCCGCGTCAGACGCCGCGATATCGGAAAGGGCCGAGCGCCGTGGAGCGACGTCCGTGGGGAGCTACATGGCTTCTCGCAATTTTAACCCTTGGGCAAACAGGTCGAGGACGTAGTCGATCTGTTCGTTAGTATGGGTGGCCATCATCGAGATGCGCAGCCGACACGAGTGCATGGGAACCGCCGGAGGAATGACTGGGTTGGTGAACACGCCGGCATCGTACAGCATGCGCCATTGCATGCCCATGATCGCGATATTGCCGACCGACACGGGAATGACCGGGGTTTCACTATCGCCGATATTATAGCCCAGACTTTTGAGCCCATCTTGCATGCGCCGGGTATTTCTCCACAGCGCTGCGCGTAGCTCTGGCTCTTCTTCAATAACATCGATGGCCGCCAAGACCGTGGCCAGGGAGGCGGGCGGCATGCTGGCGCTAAAAATCAGCGCCCGCGCGTGATGTTTAAGGTAGTGGATGACGGGTTCGGGTCCGGCCACGACTCCACCGATAGAAGCCAGCGATTTGGAGAACGTGGCGACGATCAACGATGTCTGGGCTTCCAAGCCGAAATGCTGTGCCGTCCCGCCACCGTGGTCGCCCAGCACGCCGAGCGCGTGGGCGTCATCGACGAGGACATCGGCATCGTAGGCCTCGGCTAACGCAACCATTTGCTGCAGATTGACGATATCCCCTTCCATGGAAAACACGCCGTCGGTCACGATGAGCTTGCCGGCGTTGCGCGGCGCTTGCGCGAGTTGACGCTCCAGCGCCTTCATGTCGTTATGTGGATAGCGGCAGACCCGCGCAAAAGTGAGGCGGGTGCTGTCTACCAAACTGGCGTGGTTGAGCTTATCCATATAAATGTAGTCGCCCCTGCCCACCAGCGTCGAGACCGTGCCGAGGTTGGTTTGATAGCCGGTGCTGAAAACCAGCGCGGCTTCTTTGCCCAGGAATTCCGCCAGCCGTTCCTCCAAGGTTTCGTGCAGGTCCAGCGTACCGTTCAGAAAGCGGCTGCCGGTACAGCCGCTGCCGTAGCGGTGGAGCGCCGCCTGCGCCGCCTCCAGAACCTTGGGGTGGTGGGTGAGGCCGAGGTAATTATTCGAGCCCATCATGATTTTGGATTCGCCATCGATGATGACCTCCGCTCCAGACGACGACTCGATCGGTATGAAAAACGGATAATATCCCGCGGCTTGCGCCTCACGAGCGCGTGTAAAACGAAGGCTTTTTTCAAGAAGGTTCATCCCTTGCCCCTCTCCATAGTGGTCGCCACCCTTCTGACGAAGGCTGCGCCGCCCACTCTCCCACTGCGGGCTCTTGTGCCGCCTCGGACGGCGGCCGCTCAATCCCGGCGTTATAGCCAGCCTTGTTTGCGATACCAGGCGGCTGTGCTTGTTAGTCCAATCGGTAGCGAAATCTGTCCTTCAAAGCCGAGATCCCGCTTGGCGGCGTCAGTTTCGCACAACCATCCGGACGCCAGGATCTCCCGCACTTTCTCCCGGTTGAAGATGGTTGCACGCCCAAGGGTTTTTGCCCCGAACTCGCTAGCGGCGGCGGCGAGGCACATACACCAGGGCGGTACCCGAACCGCACGTACACGCCGCCCCACGGCTTGCGCCAGCCCAGCGGCAAATTCTCCCAATGTGTAGGGCTGCGGTTCGGCGATATGATACACCCCGGCAGCCCCAGAGGCCGTTGCCGCTAAGAGCAGGGCGTCAACGAGATCGCTGACATGAATGAATTGTAAGAAGCGCTCCGGCCCTTGCGGCACGAGCATAACGCCGCGCATGGCCAGCGCAAAACATAAAAGCAGATCGCGATCTCGAGGGCCGTAGACGGCCGGCGCGCGCAACATCAAGACCTCGAAGTCTTTAGCGGATTGCTGACAAAACTCTTCACCGGCCAGCTTGCTCCGTCCATACGCGGTGATGGGGCAGGGCCGGTCATTGAGCTGCACGGGTTTCCCCGGCAGTGCCGGGCCGGCCGCAGCGAGTGAACTCAGATAGACCAAGCGGCGCGGACGAGGCTGGACGGTGCGCATCGCCTCGACCAGAAGGCGTGTACCTTCGGCATTGGCATGAAAGTATTCCGGCGCGGAACGCGCACGGGTGGCTGCCGCTAAATGAAAAACGGTATCGACTCCCGCGACGGCGTTGGTCAGCGCTTCGTGGTCGTGGAGATCTCCCGCGATCACGTCTACGTTGCGGGGGAGACGGGCGCGACTACTGGTCTTTCTCATGAGGACCCGCACACGGAGATTCTGACGGCACAGCGCCTCGACAAGATGAGAACCGACAAAGCCGGACCCACCAGTTACAAATACGCTGCTCTGTGGGGGAAATTCTCTGCTGATATCAGACTCCACTCTGTCCACGGAAAAAAACCGAATCTTCAAGAAGGTCGCTAGGGTAGATAACAAACTTCACGGACTTTACCAAGTGCCACGGAGAAAAGAAAGCCGCTCAGTTGGGCAGCGTCTGGAACAAGCGATAGAAGAGACTATCGGTTTTCATGCACAGAGATCCACCGTCGCACTGTGGCCATCCGTAGCATAGGGCGAAAAAAATTACACGAGCTTCCGCGAGAACCCCGTGCTTGCAAAATGAGAGGAAAGTCCCTACGCAGAACGCATGCCTCAACAGCGTGTGTTTGTCGGCGATTCCTTCGCGGTTTTGCAACAGGCACTGGTCACTGCCGTGCAGACCGTGAAAAAGGTGGACCCGCTGGTGCCGATAACTGTGATCGCTCCCAGCACACCGCTCGCAGTACGGTTGCGGCGGGAGATCGCTTGGGCCGGGTCGGGGCACTTCGGGGTGCACGTGTGCACGCTGACGGATTTCGCGCGCGAGGCGGCGGAGGATGTGCTCCTGAGTGAGGGATCGCGACCGCTGCCGCTCCTGGCGGCACCGCTGTTGGTCAAGCGATTTCTCGAAGAAGCCGGACAGGATAACTACTTCGCTCCACTGGCCGCGCTCCCGGGGTTTCCACGCACGCTGCTGGCCACGTTGACCGACCTCTTGCACGCCGATGTGTCGCCGCTGCATCTGCG
Protein-coding sequences here:
- a CDS encoding NAD(P)-dependent oxidoreductase; protein product: MESDISREFPPQSSVFVTGGSGFVGSHLVEALCRQNLRVRVLMRKTSSRARLPRNVDVIAGDLHDHEALTNAVAGVDTVFHLAAATRARSAPEYFHANAEGTRLLVEAMRTVQPRPRRLVYLSSLAAAGPALPGKPVQLNDRPCPITAYGRSKLAGEEFCQQSAKDFEVLMLRAPAVYGPRDRDLLLCFALAMRGVMLVPQGPERFLQFIHVSDLVDALLLAATASGAAGVYHIAEPQPYTLGEFAAGLAQAVGRRVRAVRVPPWCMCLAAAASEFGAKTLGRATIFNREKVREILASGWLCETDAAKRDLGFEGQISLPIGLTSTAAWYRKQGWL
- a CDS encoding GNAT family N-acetyltransferase, with protein sequence MVDRLSVTPVHTQRDLREFIRLSWHIYRGDPLWVPPLLLDLKKLLDPRKHPFHRHAEVGYFLSRRGGEVVGRIAAVVNRQYVSFHEDHTGFFGFFESIDDRQVAAELLTAAERWVAERGMHRIQGPMNFSTNEECGLLVDGFSSPPTIMMPYNPPYYAALIESAGHAKAKDLIAYLIDDTTPPERLVRGVASLQQRYDITIRPISVKHFERDVAALLEVYNSAWERNWGFVPMTPEETADLAQQLRRVGDPRLCLLAESNNEPVGFALALPDYNQALRHIDGRLLPFGFLKLLWYRRRIDTARVLALGLKPAFRRLGLDAMLYLHLWQTAPALGFPRVECSWILEDNRLMRRGLERAGARPYKTYRVYEKALPS
- a CDS encoding aminotransferase class I/II-fold pyridoxal phosphate-dependent enzyme translates to MNLLEKSLRFTRAREAQAAGYYPFFIPIESSSGAEVIIDGESKIMMGSNNYLGLTHHPKVLEAAQAALHRYGSGCTGSRFLNGTLDLHETLEERLAEFLGKEAALVFSTGYQTNLGTVSTLVGRGDYIYMDKLNHASLVDSTRLTFARVCRYPHNDMKALERQLAQAPRNAGKLIVTDGVFSMEGDIVNLQQMVALAEAYDADVLVDDAHALGVLGDHGGGTAQHFGLEAQTSLIVATFSKSLASIGGVVAGPEPVIHYLKHHARALIFSASMPPASLATVLAAIDVIEEEPELRAALWRNTRRMQDGLKSLGYNIGDSETPVIPVSVGNIAIMGMQWRMLYDAGVFTNPVIPPAVPMHSCRLRISMMATHTNEQIDYVLDLFAQGLKLREAM